In Vidua chalybeata isolate OUT-0048 chromosome 5, bVidCha1 merged haplotype, whole genome shotgun sequence, one genomic interval encodes:
- the LOC128788857 gene encoding elongation of very long chain fatty acids protein 4-like isoform X3 yields MASTWQKTQEFYNWILESGDPRTDPWPLVYSPLPVTLVFTSYLFMVALGPSCMRQRRRLELRAPLLAYNLAMVALSSYMFYEFLVTSVLANYSYLCQPVDYSRNGKSVLVVLLLQSHRAAGYGFLNSAQETRAGDFSARVPSWLYALQLVVRGQIRAWRTRCASFFVGMLNSFVHIFMYGYYALASLGPRMRRHLWWKRYLTILQLCQFVAIAAHSSYNLFTECPFPDGFNTAVFLYILSLLALFLHFYYQTYIRGKQEKLT; encoded by the exons ATGGCTTCAACTTGGCAGAAAACTCAGGAATTCTACAACTGGATTCTTGAAAGTGGAG ATCCAAGGACAGACCCGTGGCCACTGGTCTACTCCCCACTTCCAGTCACCCTGGTCTTCACCTCCTACCTCTTCATGGTGGCGCTGGGGCCGTCCTGCAtgcggcagcggcggcggctgGAGCTGCGGGCTCCACTGCTCGCCTACAACCTGGCCATGGTGGCATTATCCAGCTACATGTTCTACGAG tttctggTCACTTCAGTCTTGGCCAACTACAGCTACCTGTGCCAGCCAGTGGATTACAGCCGGA ATGGCAAGAGTGTGTTGGTGGTTCTTCTTCTCCAAAGTCATCGAGCTGCTGGATACG gttttcttaATTCTGCGCAAGAAACAAGAGCAGGTGACTTTTCTGCACGTGTACCATCATGGCTCTATGCTCTTCAACTGGTGGTCAGGGGTCAAATACGTGCCTGGAGGACAAGGTGTGCTT CCTTCTTTGTTGGGATGCTGAACTCCTTTGTCCACATCTTCATGTATGGCTACTACGCCCTGGCCAGCCTGGGACCGCGGATGCGCCGGCACCTGTGGTGGAAGCGCTACCTGACCATCCTGCAGCTG TGCCAGTTTGTGGCCATTGCTGCTCATTCCTCCTACAACCTCTTCACGGAGTGCCCATTCCCTGATGGCTTCAACACCGCAGTCTTCCTCTACATCCTCAGCCTCCTGGCTCTCTTCCTGCACTTCTACTATCAGACCTACATTaggggaaagcaggaaaagctgacTTGA
- the LOC128788857 gene encoding elongation of very long chain fatty acids protein 4-like isoform X1 — MASTWQKTQEFYNWILESGDPRTDPWPLVYSPLPVTLVFTSYLFMVALGPSCMRQRRRLELRAPLLAYNLAMVALSSYMFYEFLVTSVLANYSYLCQPVDYSRSELGMRQMARVCWWFFFSKVIELLDTVFLILRKKQEQVTFLHVYHHGSMLFNWWSGVKYVPGGQAFFVGMLNSFVHIFMYGYYALASLGPRMRRHLWWKRYLTILQLCQFVAIAAHSSYNLFTECPFPDGFNTAVFLYILSLLALFLHFYYQTYIRGKQEKLT; from the exons ATGGCTTCAACTTGGCAGAAAACTCAGGAATTCTACAACTGGATTCTTGAAAGTGGAG ATCCAAGGACAGACCCGTGGCCACTGGTCTACTCCCCACTTCCAGTCACCCTGGTCTTCACCTCCTACCTCTTCATGGTGGCGCTGGGGCCGTCCTGCAtgcggcagcggcggcggctgGAGCTGCGGGCTCCACTGCTCGCCTACAACCTGGCCATGGTGGCATTATCCAGCTACATGTTCTACGAG tttctggTCACTTCAGTCTTGGCCAACTACAGCTACCTGTGCCAGCCAGTGGATTACAGCCGGAGTGAGCTGGGAATGAGG CAGATGGCAAGAGTGTGTTGGTGGTTCTTCTTCTCCAAAGTCATCGAGCTGCTGGATACG gttttcttaATTCTGCGCAAGAAACAAGAGCAGGTGACTTTTCTGCACGTGTACCATCATGGCTCTATGCTCTTCAACTGGTGGTCAGGGGTCAAATACGTGCCTGGAGGACAAG CCTTCTTTGTTGGGATGCTGAACTCCTTTGTCCACATCTTCATGTATGGCTACTACGCCCTGGCCAGCCTGGGACCGCGGATGCGCCGGCACCTGTGGTGGAAGCGCTACCTGACCATCCTGCAGCTG TGCCAGTTTGTGGCCATTGCTGCTCATTCCTCCTACAACCTCTTCACGGAGTGCCCATTCCCTGATGGCTTCAACACCGCAGTCTTCCTCTACATCCTCAGCCTCCTGGCTCTCTTCCTGCACTTCTACTATCAGACCTACATTaggggaaagcaggaaaagctgacTTGA
- the LOC128788857 gene encoding elongation of very long chain fatty acids protein 4-like isoform X2, translating into MASTWQKTQEFYNWILESGDPRTDPWPLVYSPLPVTLVFTSYLFMVALGPSCMRQRRRLELRAPLLAYNLAMVALSSYMFYEFLVTSVLANYSYLCQPVDYSRSELGMRMARVCWWFFFSKVIELLDTVFLILRKKQEQVTFLHVYHHGSMLFNWWSGVKYVPGGQAFFVGMLNSFVHIFMYGYYALASLGPRMRRHLWWKRYLTILQLCQFVAIAAHSSYNLFTECPFPDGFNTAVFLYILSLLALFLHFYYQTYIRGKQEKLT; encoded by the exons ATGGCTTCAACTTGGCAGAAAACTCAGGAATTCTACAACTGGATTCTTGAAAGTGGAG ATCCAAGGACAGACCCGTGGCCACTGGTCTACTCCCCACTTCCAGTCACCCTGGTCTTCACCTCCTACCTCTTCATGGTGGCGCTGGGGCCGTCCTGCAtgcggcagcggcggcggctgGAGCTGCGGGCTCCACTGCTCGCCTACAACCTGGCCATGGTGGCATTATCCAGCTACATGTTCTACGAG tttctggTCACTTCAGTCTTGGCCAACTACAGCTACCTGTGCCAGCCAGTGGATTACAGCCGGAGTGAGCTGGGAATGAGG ATGGCAAGAGTGTGTTGGTGGTTCTTCTTCTCCAAAGTCATCGAGCTGCTGGATACG gttttcttaATTCTGCGCAAGAAACAAGAGCAGGTGACTTTTCTGCACGTGTACCATCATGGCTCTATGCTCTTCAACTGGTGGTCAGGGGTCAAATACGTGCCTGGAGGACAAG CCTTCTTTGTTGGGATGCTGAACTCCTTTGTCCACATCTTCATGTATGGCTACTACGCCCTGGCCAGCCTGGGACCGCGGATGCGCCGGCACCTGTGGTGGAAGCGCTACCTGACCATCCTGCAGCTG TGCCAGTTTGTGGCCATTGCTGCTCATTCCTCCTACAACCTCTTCACGGAGTGCCCATTCCCTGATGGCTTCAACACCGCAGTCTTCCTCTACATCCTCAGCCTCCTGGCTCTCTTCCTGCACTTCTACTATCAGACCTACATTaggggaaagcaggaaaagctgacTTGA
- the LOC128788857 gene encoding uncharacterized protein LOC128788857 isoform X4: MASTWQKTQEFYNWILESGDPRTDPWPLVYSPLPVTLVFTSYLFMVALGPSCMRQRRRLELRAPLLAYNLAMVALSSYMFYEFLVTSVLANYSYLCQPVDYSRNGKSVLVVLLLQSHRAAGYGFLNSAQETRAGDFSARVPSWLYALQLVVRGQIRAWRTSLLCWDAELLCPHLHVWLLRPGQPGTADAPAPVVEALPDHPAAVPVCGHCCSFLLQPLHGVPIP, encoded by the exons ATGGCTTCAACTTGGCAGAAAACTCAGGAATTCTACAACTGGATTCTTGAAAGTGGAG ATCCAAGGACAGACCCGTGGCCACTGGTCTACTCCCCACTTCCAGTCACCCTGGTCTTCACCTCCTACCTCTTCATGGTGGCGCTGGGGCCGTCCTGCAtgcggcagcggcggcggctgGAGCTGCGGGCTCCACTGCTCGCCTACAACCTGGCCATGGTGGCATTATCCAGCTACATGTTCTACGAG tttctggTCACTTCAGTCTTGGCCAACTACAGCTACCTGTGCCAGCCAGTGGATTACAGCCGGA ATGGCAAGAGTGTGTTGGTGGTTCTTCTTCTCCAAAGTCATCGAGCTGCTGGATACG gttttcttaATTCTGCGCAAGAAACAAGAGCAGGTGACTTTTCTGCACGTGTACCATCATGGCTCTATGCTCTTCAACTGGTGGTCAGGGGTCAAATACGTGCCTGGAGGACAAG CCTTCTTTGTTGGGATGCTGAACTCCTTTGTCCACATCTTCATGTATGGCTACTACGCCCTGGCCAGCCTGGGACCGCGGATGCGCCGGCACCTGTGGTGGAAGCGCTACCTGACCATCCTGCAGCTG TGCCAGTTTGTGGCCATTGCTGCTCATTCCTCCTACAACCTCTTCACGGAGTGCCCATTCCCTGA
- the KCNA5 gene encoding potassium voltage-gated channel subfamily A member 5, whose translation MEIALVTLENGGTTAIAGGDDAAAAGGRARWRGNLLHLAGSPQLSDSKESAPPAPPPPPAGDEERERPPPGPRAGGGAGGPDERPAEPRAAPAPPPRPPPRAPRPAADMGPSEEGGHRRGMAMAAAGDEEEEAAAAANPGAMHHQRVLINISGLRFETQLGTLNQFPDTLLGDPDKRIRYFDPLRNEYFFDRNRPSFDGILYFYQSGGKLRRPVNVSIDVFADEIRFYQLGEEAMERFREDEGFIKEEEKPLPRNEFQRQVWLIFEYPESSSSARAIAIVSVLVILISIITFCLETLPEFRDEREMPIPLPPQGGGLNGTPGDSPPMQPPSSLADPFFIIETTCVIWFTFELLVRFFACPSKPEFSRNIMNIIDIVAIIPYFITLGTELAHEQQQPGAGSSNGGGGQQQAMSLAILRVIRLVRVFRIFKLSRHSKGLQILGQTLKASMRELGLLIFFLFIGVILFSSAVYFAEADDPESHFSSIPDAFWWAVVTMTTVGYGDMRPVTVGGKIVGSLCAIAGVLTIALPVPVIVSNFNYFYHRETDHEEQAVLKDEHSSAQGSTAGGEVKRRPSKNSLNKSVVHLENSEEFNNGTSSLEKANIKAKSNVDLRKSLYALCLDTNRETDL comes from the coding sequence atggaGATCGCGCTGGTGACTCTGGAGAACGGCGGCACCACGGCCATCGCGGGCGGCGACGATGCCGCGGCCGCCGGCGGCCGGGCGCGCTGGCGGGGCAACTTGCTGCACCTCGCCGGCTCGCCGCAGCTGAGCGACAGCAAGGAGAgcgccccgccggccccgccgccgccgcccgcgggggACGAGGAGCGGGAGCGGCCCCCGCCGGGTCCCCGCGCaggaggcggcgcgggcggccCCGACGAGCGGCCGGCGGAgccccgcgcagcccccgcgccgccgccgcggccgccgccccgcgccccgcgccccgccgcggACATGGGGCCGTCCGAGGAAGGGGGACACCGCCGGGGCATggccatggcggcggcgggcgacgaggaggaggaggcggcggcggcggccaaCCCGGGCGCCATGCACCACCAGCGGGTGCTGATCAACATCTCGGGGCTGCGCTTCGAGACGCAGCTGGGCACCCTCAACCAGTTCCCCGACACGCTGCTGGGGGACCCCGACAAGCGCATTCGCTACTTCGACCCGCTCCGCAACGAGTACTTCTTCGACCGCAACCGGCCCAGCTTCGACGGCATCCTCTACTTCTACCAGTCCGGGGGCAAGCTCCGCCGGCCCGTCAATGTCTCCATCGACGTTTTCGCCGACGAGATCCGCTTCTACCAGCTGGGTGAGGAGGCCATGGAGCGCTTCCGGGAGGACGAGGGCTTCATCAAAGAAGAGGAGAAGCCCCTGCCCCGCAATGAGTTCCAGCGCCAGGTCTGGCTCATCTTTGAGTACCCCgagagctccagctcagcccgGGCCATCGCCATCGTCTCCGTGCTGGTCATCCTCATCTCCATTATCACCTTCTGCCTGGAGACCCTGCCCGAGTTCAGGGACGAGAGGGAGATGCCCATACCCCTGCCCCCACAAGGTGGAGGTTTGAATGGCACGCCCGGGGACTCCCCACCCATGCAACCACCCAGTAGCCTGGCTGACCCCTTCTTCATCATCGAGACCACCTGTGTGATCTGGTTCACCTTTGAGCTCCTCGTGCGCTTCTTCGCCTGCCCCAGCAAGCCCGAGTTCTCCCGCAACATCATGAACATCATCGACATCGTGGCCATCATCCCCTACTTCATCACCCTGGGCACCGAGCTGGCCcacgagcagcagcagcccgggGCTGGCAGTAGCAATGGGGGTGGGGGCCAGCAGCAAGCCATGTCCCTGGCCATCCTCAGAGTCATCCGCCTGGTCAGAGTCTTCAGGATCTTCAAGCTCTCCAGGCACTCCAAGGGACTGCAGATCTTGGGACAGACTTTGAAAGCCAGcatgagggagctgggcctcctcatcttcttcctcttcatcgGGGTGATCCTCTTCTCCAGCGCCGTTTACTTTGCTGAGGCCGATGACCCCGAGTCTCATTTCTCCAGCATCCCTGATGCTTTCTGGTGGGCTGTGGTAACCATGACTACTGTGGGCTATGGGGACATGAGACCTGTCACTGTGGGGGGCAAGATTGTGGGCTCCTTGTGTGCCATCGCGGGTGTGCTCACCAttgccctgcctgtccctgtcatCGTGTCCAACTTCAACTACTTCTACCACCGAGAGACTGACCACGAAGAGCAGGCTGTCCTCAAAGATGAACACAGTAGTGCTCAGGGCAGCACTGCGGGGGGAGAAGTGAAGAGAAGACCCAGTAAAAACTCTCTGAACAAATCTGTTGTGCACTTGGAAAACAGTGAGGAGTTCAACAATGGCACCAGCTCCTTAGAGAAAGCCAATATCAAAGCAAAAAGTAACGTAGATCTCAGAAAATCCCTCTATGCTCTCTGTCTGGACACCAATAGGGAAACAGACCTGTGA